TCTGAGAACTCTATATATGCAAACCCTTTGGGATGGCCACTAAATTTGTCACATAATATAGTAACAGAGTTGACTGAACCACAGCCATGAAAGTGTGCTTCCAGCTCTTCTGCTGTTGCACCATAGTCCACATTGCCAACATAGATGGAACAGGAATCAGCCTCCATCTTCTCAGTGGACATGATCACTGGGCCAGCGTTGTCTGCAGGTAGACTCATATTCACCTGCTTCTCTACCTCGTTCTGTAGCTCCTTTAgcttctcagtttcttcttccatCTCCCTGACTCGAGCCTTGATCACTTCCAGCTCTGGGTTCTCAATGGTGCCATCCCTCAAGTCACCCTCGACCAGTCccagcttctcctcctcctggctGCTGGGGGCTCGCgagccaggcccagggcccagagcTCCCAGTGGGGCACGGGGCCAGGGCGGCTCCTCTTTGGGCTCGGGCTCTGGCTCAGGCTCCAGCAGCAGATCCTCAGGCTCCAGTTCCTCAGACTTCAAGCCATTCCTGTAGTACCCTGTGCCCCCCGGGaccccctccctggcctccccaccagccccaggcACAAGATGGTGCCACCGCTCCAGCCCAGAGCCCCAACCACCCGCAGCCtccactgctgctgccaccaccaccaccaccaccatcaccctaaagttaaaagaatttttttggctgctgtgttttgttgtttcatttttatttttatttttcctaatatattttttatttttctaattttattttattttttattctttgttatttttctgctctattttgcttgttgtctttttttgtttctttttgctgcacctcatggcttgtgggatcttagtttccaggCTGGAGGTTGAGCCTGAGCCCCTGTGGTGGCAGCATTGAactaacagagaacttcagaCACCAGGGAACATTAATCTCTGTGAGGTCTCACAGAGATCCTCAccttggcaccaagacccagctccacccagctgcctgcaaactccagtgttggatgCCACAAGCCAAACAagcagcaagacaggaacataacctcacctaacaataaaaatgagatgacagagaaatatgttacaGATAGAGGAGCAAGGCAAAAGCctgcaagaccaaataaatgaagaggaaataggcaatctacttgaaaaagaattcagagtaatgatagtaaacatgatccaaaatctcagatatagaatggaggcatgggtctagaaaatacaagaaatgtttaacagggacctagaagaactaaagaacaaacaatcagtgatgaacaacacaataattgaaatgaaaaatacactagagggaatgaatagcagaataattaagggagaagaatgaatgagtgagctggaagacagaatggtggaaataactgtctaggagcagaaaaaagaaaaaagaatgaaaagaaatgaggacagtcacagaggcTTCTgcaacaacattaaatgcaccaacattcgaattataggggtcccagaagaagaaagagagaaaagacctgagaaaatacttgaagagattagagtcgaaaacttccttaacataggaaaggaaatagccacccaagtccaggaagggtagagaatcccacacaggataaatccagggagaaacatgTCGAGGcacttattaatcaaactaacaaaaattaaattcaaagaaatattaaaagcagcaagggaaaagcaacaaataatagacaagggaaaccccataaggttatcaactgatttttcagcagaaattcttcaGTCCAGAATAGAGAGGcaggatgtatttaaagtgatgaaagggaagaacctacaaccaagattactctacccagcaaggatctcattcagattcgacagagaaataaaaagctttatagacaagcaaaagctaagagaattcagcaccacaaaactagctatacaacaaatgctaaaggatcttctctaagtgggaaacacaagagaagaaaaggacttacaaaaacaaacccaaaacaattaggaaaattgtactaggaatatacatattgataattaccttaaatgtgaatggattaaatgctccaaccaaaagacacagactccctgaatggatacaaacacaggacctgtatatatgctgtgtacaagagtcccacttcagacctaaggacacataccgactgaaagtgaagggatggaaaaagatattccatgcaaatagaaatcaaaagaaagctggagtaacaatactcatatcaggcaaaagagactttaaaacaaagactattacaagagacaaagaaggacactatataatgatcaagggatcaatccaagaagaaaatatagcaattttaaatatatatgctcccaacataggagcacctcaatacataaggcaactgctaacagctataaaagaggagattgacagtaacacaataatagtgagggactttaacacctcacttacaccaatgtaTAGATCATCTGAACAGaatatgaataaggaaacacaagctttaaatgacacaatagaccagatagatttaattgatatttatgggccattccatccaaaaacagcagattacactttcttctcaagtgcacacagaccattctccaggatagatcacaccttgggtcacaaatccagtcttggtaaatttaagaaaattgaaatcttatcaagcatctttactgaccacaatgctatgagattagaaatcaattacagggaggATAAAACgcttaaaaaccacaaacacttggaggctaaacaatacgttactaactaaccaagagatcactgaagaaatcaaagaggaatcaaaaaatacctagagacaaatgacaaaaaaaccacaaccatccaaaacctctgggatgcagcaaaagcagtcctaaaaGGGAactctatagcaatacaatgctacctcaagatatgagaaaaatctcaaataagcaatctaaccttacacctaaagggactagagaaagaagaataaacaaaacccaaagttagtagaaggaaagaaatcataaagattaggggagaaataaatgacatagaaacaaaggaagcagtagcaaagatcaatgaaactaaaagctggttctttgagaagataaacaaaatttataaacctttaacaagactcatcaagaaaaaaaagggagaagactcagaaaaatagaattagaaatgaaaaagaagtaacaattgacactgcagaaatacaaaggatcatgagagattactacaagcaacgatatgccaataaaatggacaacctggaagaaatagacaaattcacagaaaaacacaaacttccaagactgaaccaggaagaaatagaaaatataaacagaccaatcacaagcactgaaattgagactgtgattaaaaatcttccagcaaacaaaagcccaggaacagatggcttcacaggagaattctatcaaacatttagagaagacctagcacctatccttctcaaactcttccaaaatatagcagagggaggaacactcccaaactcaaactacgaggccactgtcaccctgataccaaaaccagacaaagatactacaaaaaaagaaaattacagaccaatatcactgatgaatatagatgcaaaaatcctcaacaaaatactagcaaacagaatccagcagcacattaaaaggatcatacaccatgatcaagtagggtttatcccaggaatgcaaggattcttcactatatgcaaatcaaacaacgtatacaccatattaacaaattgaaggataaaaaccatatgataatctcaatagatgcagaaaaacttttgacaaaattcaacacccatttatgataaaaactcaccagaaagtgggcatagtgggaacctacctcaacataataaaggccatatacaacaaacccacagcaaacatcattctcaatggtgaaaaattgaaagcatttcctctaagatcaggaacaagacaaggatgtccactcgacactgttattcaacatagttttggaaatcctagccatggcaaacagagaagaaaaagaaattaaaggaatacaaattggaaaagaagtaaaatgtcactgtttgcagatgacatgatactatacataggaaatcctaatGATGCCACTGAAAACTACTGatgctagtcaatgaatttggttaagttgcaggatacaaaattaatgcacaaaaatctcttgcattcttatacactagcaatgaattagcagaaatataaatcaaggaaacaatctcatttaccattgcaacaaaaagagtaaaatagctaggaataaaattacctaaggaggcaaaagacctgtatgcagaaaactataagatactgctgaaagaaatcaaaaatgacacaaacagatggagagatatacgatgttcttagattggaagaaacAAGTTTGTCAAAATGattatattacccaaagcagtctacagattcaatgcaatccctatcaaattaccaatggtatttttcacagaaccagaacaaaaaattttacaatttgtatggaaacacaaaagaccccaaatagccaaagcaatcttgagaaaaacacaaaacaggacaaaacaaacaaacaaacatggcggtgaaggaatcagactcctcgACTTAAGAcaataatacaaagctacagtaatcaagacagtatggtactggcacaaaaacagaaatatagatcaatggaacaggatagaaagcccagagagaaaccaacgcacatatggttaccttatctttgataaaggaggcaggaatatacagtggagaaaagacagcctctacaataagtgatgctgggaaaactggacagctacatgtaaaagaatgaaattaggacactctctaacaccatacacaaaaataaacccaaaatggattaaagacataaaggtaagaccagacactacagaactcttagaggaaaacataggcagaacattctttgacataaattacaagatctttttgaccacctcctagaataatgaaaataaaaacagtaataaacaaatgggacctaacgaaacttaaaatcttttgcacagcaaaggaaaccataaatgagatgaaaaaacaaccctcagaatgggagaaagtgtatgcaaatgaagcagctgtgaagggattaatgtccaaaatatacaaataacacatgcagctcaatatcaaataaacaaacagcccaatcaaaaaatgtgtggaagtgctaaatagacatttttccaaagaagacatacagatggccaagaggcacatgaaaagattctcaacatcactaattattagagaaatgcaaatcacaactaccatgaagtatcacttcacaccggtcaaaatggccatcatcaaacattctacaaacaataagtgctggagaggatgtggagaaagggaagcctcttacactgttggtgggaatgcaaactgatacagccactatggaggttccttaaaaatctaaaaatagaactgccatatgacccagcaatcccactcctgggtgtatacccagagaaaaccataattccaaaagatgcatgcaccccaatattcattgcagctctatttacaattgccaggatatagaagcaacctaaatatccatcaacagtggaatggataaagaagttgtggtacatatataccatggaatattattcagccataaaaaggaataaaattgtgCCAtatgcagagacatggatggacctcgataCTGTCATatagggtgaagtaagtcagcaagagaaaaacaaatatcgtattaacacatatatgtggaatttagaaaaatactaaagatgaacctatttgcaaagcagaaatagagacagagacataaagaacaaacctatggacaccaagggaggaaagggtgggggggtgtgataaatttggagattgggattgatatatatacattactatgtacaaaatagataaccaatgagaacctcccatatagcacaggggaaaagaaaaagaagatacaatCTGTTTGTTAGACATATTTTAAGGtaaccttaaaaatgcattctaATATACACTAGGTgtagacaaatactgtttgattccacttatacgaggtacctatactagtcaaattcatagagtcagaaagtacattgAAAGATGTCAGGGGCCAAGGGGTGAGGGGTGGGTTGGGGAGGTGGAATGGGGATTTAGTGTTTAATGAGGACAAAGTTTCAGTTTAGGATGttgaaaaattctggagatgaatgATGGTGAgatttgcacaacaatgtgaatgtacttagtgtcACTGAACagtacagttaaatatggttaaaatcatgtgttttatattatgtgacttttaccacaattaaaaaaatactttaaaaaaatcaggagacTTTCCTGCTTGAAACCCTTCAATAACTATGTTTCTCTTAGAATAAAGTCCAGATTCCTTATTATGCCTACCAAGGCTCTACATGATATGCTTTACTCTTAGGTCTTCAACCTCAACCTCTGCCAttaccattcttttattttatgctttagttgtgttaaaatttatttagttgcTCTAAGCTTTATCAGTACTAAACTTTTCCCACTCATCCACTGATACCCTTTGTCTGGACAATTCTTACCCTCTGCTTTCTCTAAGAAAGCTTTCCTTAATACTGTAAAGTTTAATATTGAAATTGAGCAGAACCCcgaggggctcctgggcacaaaagtctTTCTGTCTCCTGTTTCTTGACTctgcctccatgaccttccctgagttccaaagggcagattccaACAGTtgctaacctgggaaaggaagggatgcaaagacaagggaggggcagccaggaaacaatagtgcagccttaaGGCatggtcctggttccacctcaagggatgcACATAACAATGTCTTTAAGCTCTTTAACATGCCATTATTCTTCATACCAGAGAAAGACCTCCTGAGGCtacattaaaggaaccagagaaactcatcaagaagattACCTGAGATCAGATTAGAGGAGTAGAGGCCCTGCATACAcactaatcttatcagcaacctcacccttgaaccattgctataaaactcctcatcaaatcctcccctGTTGGGACACATATTTGTTGGGGCAGGAGCTCACTGTGTCCAcatttgcctggcaaagcaataaagctattcttttctacttcaaccaaaactctgtctccaagattcgatttggcactggtgcacagaggctgagcttTCAGCATCAATATCTATTGAGGTTTTATCAAGTATGAGACAGTGTGCTAAGAACTTTATATACATATTCCTATTTAAATCTTGACAAAATGTCTCTTGTGTTTACCTCCATAACACACTCATAGAAATTCCATAGTTCTTATCACATTTTTTTATCAACGATTTATCTATATTAATTATATTGGCCTGATCACATtagaaaaagagaggggaaatgtaaaaattaactataaataaaaattggtcCATAACCACAGATATAGTTAAAATTTTACAGCCCTTGAGagaatatggtaaaaaaaaaattaggccaaTCAATGTTTTAAATGTAGGTGGTAgagataattttctaaaataatagaaatcatccaaattgattaaaaaagaaaaagaggatttctgtttctgataAGACAACAGACAATATTACTAGACtaaacttcttattttaaataactaagaTGCtagataaaaactttaaaatgttttattaagagCACTGTTGAATGCTTGCTTTGGCAGCACACAtgctaaaattggaatgatacagagaagattagtctggcccctgcacaaggataATAAACAAAtttgtgaagcattccatattgaaaaaaaaaaaagcacttttgaGCAGCAAAGAAAGTAAGAAATTCTCAATCCAGGGATATAGTGATGGTGTGAACCAGATAGGTAAAAGGAATTTGATGGCCTTTGCTAAACTAGGTGAACTTGGGTATCAGTTTTCGTAGTCTCATGGCACATGGAGTACAGGAGGAAAATTTTGTGATCTATTCAAAATGGGGAGTATAAGAAGAGATCTTTCCCCCTTTAAGTCAAAGACCTCAAAGTGTTTCACCTTAGTGTAAGAGAGAACTAGAAATACTGCTCACTTTCACCAAAGATTACATGAAAATCTGTCTGAAACTTGGCAGTTTAGCAGAGGAAAGCAACAGCCCtaaaaaactgaattcataatCTGGCTTAAGGTGTGAGATTAAATTTGCACTTAAGGTGCAAATTTATAGTGTCTGAATCATTCTTAAACTctcaaactaaaattttaatgtagttccAAATAAGATGTTATCCTTAGCTCTGGCAGAAACAAAATGCACACACTTTCTGAAGGAACCCACATAATACCAGGTCTCCAtgaacttttaaaagcaaattttcaaTGAAATTGACCTA
The genomic region above belongs to Phocoena sinus isolate mPhoSin1 chromosome 1, mPhoSin1.pri, whole genome shotgun sequence and contains:
- the LOC116764270 gene encoding polyadenylate-binding protein 2-like; the encoded protein is MEEETEKLKELQNEVEKQVNMSLPADNAGPVIMSTEKMEADSCSIYVGNVDYGATAEELEAHFHGCGSVNSVTILCDKFSGHPKGFAYIEFSDKESVRTSLALDESLFRGRQIKVIPKQTNRPGISTTDQGFPRA